A single window of Falco peregrinus isolate bFalPer1 chromosome 11, bFalPer1.pri, whole genome shotgun sequence DNA harbors:
- the CLIP4 gene encoding CAP-Gly domain-containing linker protein 4 isoform X1 produces the protein MTIEDLPESSLGGESLIERERFLLPNSETSVTFSVAAAPMPSDCEFSFFDPNDAACQEILFNPKTSVSELFAILRQWVPQVQQNIDVIGNEIIKRGCNVNDRDGLTDMTLLHYTCKSGAHGIGDVETAVKFATQLIDLGADSSLRSRWTNMNALHYAAYFDVPELISVILKNAKPKDVDATCSDFDFGTALHIAAFNLCTGAVKCLLEHGANPAFRNDKGQIPADVVPDPVDMPLEMADAAASAKEIKQILLDAVPLSCDISKATIPNCDHVTGKAMLLSLGLKLGDRVVIAGQKVGTLRFCGTTEFASGQWAGIELDEPEGKNNGSVGRVQYFKCAPKRGIFAPLSKISKASDHRKSFVRSSSLRSSPLVKSKKIDVTHVTSKVNSGLNVAKKDSASETSFMTANRGKNAPAKDGFPGYSSSSSSTTSLEGKQSSSKKRNSASSNKKAVTGGSSASSKGRAGLYSSSPATRKSPFVEGEIQVGDRVLVVGQRTGTVRFCGMTKFAPGFWCGIELDKPHGKNDGSVGGVQYFSCLPRYGIFAPPSRVQRLTGSLDSLTETSSGRISHAFPGFRRSLSTTSASSQKEINRRNSFVRSKSSVLRRSWSSTSAASTEGPVKLHEGSQVLLTSSNEMGTIRYIGPTDFAPGIWLGLELRSAKGKNDGSVGERRYFTCKLNHGVLVRPSRVTYRGINGAKLVDDIC, from the exons agttttccttctttgatcCCAATGATGCAGCATGCCAAGAAATACTTTTCAACCCTAAAACGTCAGTTTCTGAATTGTTTGCTATCTTAAGGCAGTGGGTTCCACAGGTGCAGCAGAATATTGATGTTATTGGGAATGAG ATCATTAAAAGGGGCTGCAATGTGAATGACAGAGATGGACTGACTGATATGACTCTCTTGCATTACACTTGCAAATCAGGGGCTCATGGTATTG GTGATGTTGAAACAGCTGTAAAATTTGCGACGCAGCTGATTGATTTGGGTGCTGATAGCAGTTTACGCAGCCGCTGGACAAATATGAATGCCTTGCATTATGCTGCCTACTTTGATGTTCCAGAACTTATTAGTGTTATTTTGAAGAATGCAAAGCCAAAAG ATGTGGATGCCACCTGTAGTGATTTTGATTTTGGAACAGCTTTGCACATTGCTGCATTTAACCTGTGTACAGGAGCTGTCAAGTGTTTACTGGAACATGGAGCGAATCCTGCCTTTAGG AATGACAAAGGGCAGATCCCAGCAGATGTGGTTCCTGATCCAGTAGATATGCCACTGGAAATGGCAGATGCAGCAGCCAGTGCAAAAGAAATCAAGCAGATACTGCTGGATGCAGTGCCTCTCTCGTGTGACATCTCAAAAGCCACGATTCCAAACTGTGATCATGTCACAGGCAAGGCCATGCTTTTATCGCTTGGCTTGAAGCTGGGAGATCGTGTTGTTATTGCAGGACAGAAG GTTGGTACATTAAGATTTTGTGGCACAACGGAATTTGCCAGTGGCCAGTGGGCTGGCATAGAACTGGATGAACCTGAAGGAAAGAACAATGGAAGTGTCGGAAGAGTCCAGTACTTCAAGTGCGCACCAAAACGCG GTATCTTTGCTCCACTTTCTAAAATAAGCAAGGCTTCTGATCACAGAAAAAGCTTTGTACGAAGTTCTTCCTTGCGGTCTTCACCTTTGGTCAAATCCAAGAAAATTGATGTGACACACGTAACTTCCAAAGTGAATTCTG gcTTAAATGTGGCAAAAAAAGACAGTGCTTCTGAAACCAGCTTTATGACTGCTAACAGGGGCAAAAATGCACCTGCGAAAGACG GTTTTCCGGGGTACAGCAGCTCTTCCTCTTCTACTACCTCCTTGGAAGGCAAACAGAGTTCCTCCAAGAAGCGGAACTCGGCTAGCAGCAATAAAAAGGCAGTGACTGGTGGGTCTTCTGCCTCATCTAAAGGTCGTGCTG GGTTGTATAGCTCTTCTCCGGCTACGAGGAAAAGTCCTTTTGTTGAAGGAGAAATTCAGGTTGGAGACAGAGTACTGGTGGTAGGACAGAGAACAGGCACTGTTAGATTTTGCGGGATGACAAAATTTGCACCAG GATTCTGGTGTGGAATTGAATTGGACAAGCCTCACGGGAAGAATGATGGTTCTGTGGGAGGCGTTCAGTACTTCAGCTGTCTTCCCAGATACGGTATATTTGCACCACCATCTCGTGTACAGAG ATTAACGGGTTCTCTGGATTCTCTCACAGAGACTTCGTCGGGTAGAATAAGTCACGCTTTTCCAG GTTTTAGACGCAGTCTAAGCACCACTTCTGCATCTTCACAAAAGGAGATAAACAGAAGAAACTCCTTTGTTAG ATCTAAGAGCTCTGTGTTACGGCGCAGCTGGAGTAGCACCAGTGCAGCTAGCACCGAGGGACCGGTGAAGCTGCATGAAGGCTCTCAGGTTCTGCTGACCAGCTCCAATGAAATGGGGACAATCAGGTACATTGGTCCTACAGACTTTGCACCGGGGATATGGCTCGGACTTGAGCTCAGAAGTGCCAAGGGAAAGAATGACGGCTCCGTGGGGGAAAGGCGCTATTTCACCTGTAAGCTGAACCACGGGGTCTTAGTTCGACCTAGCAGGGTAACCTACCGTGGGATTAATGGGGCAAAACTTGTAGATGATATTTGCTGA
- the CLIP4 gene encoding CAP-Gly domain-containing linker protein 4 isoform X2: MTIEDLPESSLGGESLIERERFLLPNSETSVTFSVAAAPMPSDCEFSFFDPNDAACQEILFNPKTSVSELFAILRQWVPQVQQNIDVIGNEIIKRGCNVNDRDGLTDMTLLHYTCKSGAHGIGDVETAVKFATQLIDLGADSSLRSRWTNMNALHYAAYFDVPELISVILKNAKPKDVDATCSDFDFGTALHIAAFNLCTGAVKCLLEHGANPAFRNDKGQIPADVVPDPVDMPLEMADAAASAKEIKQILLDAVPLSCDISKATIPNCDHVTGKAMLLSLGLKLGDRVVIAGQKVGTLRFCGTTEFASGQWAGIELDEPEGKNNGSVGRVQYFKCAPKRGIFAPLSKISKASDHRKSFVRSSSLRSSPLVKSKKIDVTHVTSKVNSGLNVAKKDSASETSFMTANRGKNAPAKDGFPGYSSSSSSTTSLEGKQSSSKKRNSASSNKKAVTGLYSSSPATRKSPFVEGEIQVGDRVLVVGQRTGTVRFCGMTKFAPGFWCGIELDKPHGKNDGSVGGVQYFSCLPRYGIFAPPSRVQRLTGSLDSLTETSSGRISHAFPGFRRSLSTTSASSQKEINRRNSFVRSKSSVLRRSWSSTSAASTEGPVKLHEGSQVLLTSSNEMGTIRYIGPTDFAPGIWLGLELRSAKGKNDGSVGERRYFTCKLNHGVLVRPSRVTYRGINGAKLVDDIC, from the exons agttttccttctttgatcCCAATGATGCAGCATGCCAAGAAATACTTTTCAACCCTAAAACGTCAGTTTCTGAATTGTTTGCTATCTTAAGGCAGTGGGTTCCACAGGTGCAGCAGAATATTGATGTTATTGGGAATGAG ATCATTAAAAGGGGCTGCAATGTGAATGACAGAGATGGACTGACTGATATGACTCTCTTGCATTACACTTGCAAATCAGGGGCTCATGGTATTG GTGATGTTGAAACAGCTGTAAAATTTGCGACGCAGCTGATTGATTTGGGTGCTGATAGCAGTTTACGCAGCCGCTGGACAAATATGAATGCCTTGCATTATGCTGCCTACTTTGATGTTCCAGAACTTATTAGTGTTATTTTGAAGAATGCAAAGCCAAAAG ATGTGGATGCCACCTGTAGTGATTTTGATTTTGGAACAGCTTTGCACATTGCTGCATTTAACCTGTGTACAGGAGCTGTCAAGTGTTTACTGGAACATGGAGCGAATCCTGCCTTTAGG AATGACAAAGGGCAGATCCCAGCAGATGTGGTTCCTGATCCAGTAGATATGCCACTGGAAATGGCAGATGCAGCAGCCAGTGCAAAAGAAATCAAGCAGATACTGCTGGATGCAGTGCCTCTCTCGTGTGACATCTCAAAAGCCACGATTCCAAACTGTGATCATGTCACAGGCAAGGCCATGCTTTTATCGCTTGGCTTGAAGCTGGGAGATCGTGTTGTTATTGCAGGACAGAAG GTTGGTACATTAAGATTTTGTGGCACAACGGAATTTGCCAGTGGCCAGTGGGCTGGCATAGAACTGGATGAACCTGAAGGAAAGAACAATGGAAGTGTCGGAAGAGTCCAGTACTTCAAGTGCGCACCAAAACGCG GTATCTTTGCTCCACTTTCTAAAATAAGCAAGGCTTCTGATCACAGAAAAAGCTTTGTACGAAGTTCTTCCTTGCGGTCTTCACCTTTGGTCAAATCCAAGAAAATTGATGTGACACACGTAACTTCCAAAGTGAATTCTG gcTTAAATGTGGCAAAAAAAGACAGTGCTTCTGAAACCAGCTTTATGACTGCTAACAGGGGCAAAAATGCACCTGCGAAAGACG GTTTTCCGGGGTACAGCAGCTCTTCCTCTTCTACTACCTCCTTGGAAGGCAAACAGAGTTCCTCCAAGAAGCGGAACTCGGCTAGCAGCAATAAAAAGGCAGTGACTG GGTTGTATAGCTCTTCTCCGGCTACGAGGAAAAGTCCTTTTGTTGAAGGAGAAATTCAGGTTGGAGACAGAGTACTGGTGGTAGGACAGAGAACAGGCACTGTTAGATTTTGCGGGATGACAAAATTTGCACCAG GATTCTGGTGTGGAATTGAATTGGACAAGCCTCACGGGAAGAATGATGGTTCTGTGGGAGGCGTTCAGTACTTCAGCTGTCTTCCCAGATACGGTATATTTGCACCACCATCTCGTGTACAGAG ATTAACGGGTTCTCTGGATTCTCTCACAGAGACTTCGTCGGGTAGAATAAGTCACGCTTTTCCAG GTTTTAGACGCAGTCTAAGCACCACTTCTGCATCTTCACAAAAGGAGATAAACAGAAGAAACTCCTTTGTTAG ATCTAAGAGCTCTGTGTTACGGCGCAGCTGGAGTAGCACCAGTGCAGCTAGCACCGAGGGACCGGTGAAGCTGCATGAAGGCTCTCAGGTTCTGCTGACCAGCTCCAATGAAATGGGGACAATCAGGTACATTGGTCCTACAGACTTTGCACCGGGGATATGGCTCGGACTTGAGCTCAGAAGTGCCAAGGGAAAGAATGACGGCTCCGTGGGGGAAAGGCGCTATTTCACCTGTAAGCTGAACCACGGGGTCTTAGTTCGACCTAGCAGGGTAACCTACCGTGGGATTAATGGGGCAAAACTTGTAGATGATATTTGCTGA
- the CLIP4 gene encoding CAP-Gly domain-containing linker protein 4 isoform X4, translated as MTIEDLPESSLGGESLIERERFLLPNSETSVTFSVAAAPMPSDCEFSFFDPNDAACQEILFNPKTSVSELFAILRQWVPQVQQNIDVIGNEIIKRGCNVNDRDGLTDMTLLHYTCKSGAHGIGDVETAVKFATQLIDLGADSSLRSRWTNMNALHYAAYFDVPELISVILKNAKPKDVDATCSDFDFGTALHIAAFNLCTGAVKCLLEHGANPAFRNDKGQIPADVVPDPVDMPLEMADAAASAKEIKQILLDAVPLSCDISKATIPNCDHVTGKAMLLSLGLKLGDRVVIAGQKVGTLRFCGTTEFASGQWAGIELDEPEGKNNGSVGRVQYFKCAPKRGIFAPLSKISKASDHRKSFVRSSSLRSSPLVKSKKIDVTHVTSKVNSGLNVAKKDSASETSFMTANRGKNAPAKDGFWCGIELDKPHGKNDGSVGGVQYFSCLPRYGIFAPPSRVQRLTGSLDSLTETSSGRISHAFPGFRRSLSTTSASSQKEINRRNSFVRSKSSVLRRSWSSTSAASTEGPVKLHEGSQVLLTSSNEMGTIRYIGPTDFAPGIWLGLELRSAKGKNDGSVGERRYFTCKLNHGVLVRPSRVTYRGINGAKLVDDIC; from the exons agttttccttctttgatcCCAATGATGCAGCATGCCAAGAAATACTTTTCAACCCTAAAACGTCAGTTTCTGAATTGTTTGCTATCTTAAGGCAGTGGGTTCCACAGGTGCAGCAGAATATTGATGTTATTGGGAATGAG ATCATTAAAAGGGGCTGCAATGTGAATGACAGAGATGGACTGACTGATATGACTCTCTTGCATTACACTTGCAAATCAGGGGCTCATGGTATTG GTGATGTTGAAACAGCTGTAAAATTTGCGACGCAGCTGATTGATTTGGGTGCTGATAGCAGTTTACGCAGCCGCTGGACAAATATGAATGCCTTGCATTATGCTGCCTACTTTGATGTTCCAGAACTTATTAGTGTTATTTTGAAGAATGCAAAGCCAAAAG ATGTGGATGCCACCTGTAGTGATTTTGATTTTGGAACAGCTTTGCACATTGCTGCATTTAACCTGTGTACAGGAGCTGTCAAGTGTTTACTGGAACATGGAGCGAATCCTGCCTTTAGG AATGACAAAGGGCAGATCCCAGCAGATGTGGTTCCTGATCCAGTAGATATGCCACTGGAAATGGCAGATGCAGCAGCCAGTGCAAAAGAAATCAAGCAGATACTGCTGGATGCAGTGCCTCTCTCGTGTGACATCTCAAAAGCCACGATTCCAAACTGTGATCATGTCACAGGCAAGGCCATGCTTTTATCGCTTGGCTTGAAGCTGGGAGATCGTGTTGTTATTGCAGGACAGAAG GTTGGTACATTAAGATTTTGTGGCACAACGGAATTTGCCAGTGGCCAGTGGGCTGGCATAGAACTGGATGAACCTGAAGGAAAGAACAATGGAAGTGTCGGAAGAGTCCAGTACTTCAAGTGCGCACCAAAACGCG GTATCTTTGCTCCACTTTCTAAAATAAGCAAGGCTTCTGATCACAGAAAAAGCTTTGTACGAAGTTCTTCCTTGCGGTCTTCACCTTTGGTCAAATCCAAGAAAATTGATGTGACACACGTAACTTCCAAAGTGAATTCTG gcTTAAATGTGGCAAAAAAAGACAGTGCTTCTGAAACCAGCTTTATGACTGCTAACAGGGGCAAAAATGCACCTGCGAAAGACG GATTCTGGTGTGGAATTGAATTGGACAAGCCTCACGGGAAGAATGATGGTTCTGTGGGAGGCGTTCAGTACTTCAGCTGTCTTCCCAGATACGGTATATTTGCACCACCATCTCGTGTACAGAG ATTAACGGGTTCTCTGGATTCTCTCACAGAGACTTCGTCGGGTAGAATAAGTCACGCTTTTCCAG GTTTTAGACGCAGTCTAAGCACCACTTCTGCATCTTCACAAAAGGAGATAAACAGAAGAAACTCCTTTGTTAG ATCTAAGAGCTCTGTGTTACGGCGCAGCTGGAGTAGCACCAGTGCAGCTAGCACCGAGGGACCGGTGAAGCTGCATGAAGGCTCTCAGGTTCTGCTGACCAGCTCCAATGAAATGGGGACAATCAGGTACATTGGTCCTACAGACTTTGCACCGGGGATATGGCTCGGACTTGAGCTCAGAAGTGCCAAGGGAAAGAATGACGGCTCCGTGGGGGAAAGGCGCTATTTCACCTGTAAGCTGAACCACGGGGTCTTAGTTCGACCTAGCAGGGTAACCTACCGTGGGATTAATGGGGCAAAACTTGTAGATGATATTTGCTGA
- the CLIP4 gene encoding CAP-Gly domain-containing linker protein 4 isoform X3, with protein MTIEDLPESSLGGESLIERERFLLPNSETSVTFSVAAAPMPSDCEFSFFDPNDAACQEILFNPKTSVSELFAILRQWVPQVQQNIDVIGNEIIKRGCNVNDRDGLTDMTLLHYTCKSGAHGIGDVETAVKFATQLIDLGADSSLRSRWTNMNALHYAAYFDVPELISVILKNAKPKDVDATCSDFDFGTALHIAAFNLCTGAVKCLLEHGANPAFRVGTLRFCGTTEFASGQWAGIELDEPEGKNNGSVGRVQYFKCAPKRGIFAPLSKISKASDHRKSFVRSSSLRSSPLVKSKKIDVTHVTSKVNSGLNVAKKDSASETSFMTANRGKNAPAKDGFPGYSSSSSSTTSLEGKQSSSKKRNSASSNKKAVTGGSSASSKGRAGLYSSSPATRKSPFVEGEIQVGDRVLVVGQRTGTVRFCGMTKFAPGFWCGIELDKPHGKNDGSVGGVQYFSCLPRYGIFAPPSRVQRLTGSLDSLTETSSGRISHAFPGFRRSLSTTSASSQKEINRRNSFVRSKSSVLRRSWSSTSAASTEGPVKLHEGSQVLLTSSNEMGTIRYIGPTDFAPGIWLGLELRSAKGKNDGSVGERRYFTCKLNHGVLVRPSRVTYRGINGAKLVDDIC; from the exons agttttccttctttgatcCCAATGATGCAGCATGCCAAGAAATACTTTTCAACCCTAAAACGTCAGTTTCTGAATTGTTTGCTATCTTAAGGCAGTGGGTTCCACAGGTGCAGCAGAATATTGATGTTATTGGGAATGAG ATCATTAAAAGGGGCTGCAATGTGAATGACAGAGATGGACTGACTGATATGACTCTCTTGCATTACACTTGCAAATCAGGGGCTCATGGTATTG GTGATGTTGAAACAGCTGTAAAATTTGCGACGCAGCTGATTGATTTGGGTGCTGATAGCAGTTTACGCAGCCGCTGGACAAATATGAATGCCTTGCATTATGCTGCCTACTTTGATGTTCCAGAACTTATTAGTGTTATTTTGAAGAATGCAAAGCCAAAAG ATGTGGATGCCACCTGTAGTGATTTTGATTTTGGAACAGCTTTGCACATTGCTGCATTTAACCTGTGTACAGGAGCTGTCAAGTGTTTACTGGAACATGGAGCGAATCCTGCCTTTAGG GTTGGTACATTAAGATTTTGTGGCACAACGGAATTTGCCAGTGGCCAGTGGGCTGGCATAGAACTGGATGAACCTGAAGGAAAGAACAATGGAAGTGTCGGAAGAGTCCAGTACTTCAAGTGCGCACCAAAACGCG GTATCTTTGCTCCACTTTCTAAAATAAGCAAGGCTTCTGATCACAGAAAAAGCTTTGTACGAAGTTCTTCCTTGCGGTCTTCACCTTTGGTCAAATCCAAGAAAATTGATGTGACACACGTAACTTCCAAAGTGAATTCTG gcTTAAATGTGGCAAAAAAAGACAGTGCTTCTGAAACCAGCTTTATGACTGCTAACAGGGGCAAAAATGCACCTGCGAAAGACG GTTTTCCGGGGTACAGCAGCTCTTCCTCTTCTACTACCTCCTTGGAAGGCAAACAGAGTTCCTCCAAGAAGCGGAACTCGGCTAGCAGCAATAAAAAGGCAGTGACTGGTGGGTCTTCTGCCTCATCTAAAGGTCGTGCTG GGTTGTATAGCTCTTCTCCGGCTACGAGGAAAAGTCCTTTTGTTGAAGGAGAAATTCAGGTTGGAGACAGAGTACTGGTGGTAGGACAGAGAACAGGCACTGTTAGATTTTGCGGGATGACAAAATTTGCACCAG GATTCTGGTGTGGAATTGAATTGGACAAGCCTCACGGGAAGAATGATGGTTCTGTGGGAGGCGTTCAGTACTTCAGCTGTCTTCCCAGATACGGTATATTTGCACCACCATCTCGTGTACAGAG ATTAACGGGTTCTCTGGATTCTCTCACAGAGACTTCGTCGGGTAGAATAAGTCACGCTTTTCCAG GTTTTAGACGCAGTCTAAGCACCACTTCTGCATCTTCACAAAAGGAGATAAACAGAAGAAACTCCTTTGTTAG ATCTAAGAGCTCTGTGTTACGGCGCAGCTGGAGTAGCACCAGTGCAGCTAGCACCGAGGGACCGGTGAAGCTGCATGAAGGCTCTCAGGTTCTGCTGACCAGCTCCAATGAAATGGGGACAATCAGGTACATTGGTCCTACAGACTTTGCACCGGGGATATGGCTCGGACTTGAGCTCAGAAGTGCCAAGGGAAAGAATGACGGCTCCGTGGGGGAAAGGCGCTATTTCACCTGTAAGCTGAACCACGGGGTCTTAGTTCGACCTAGCAGGGTAACCTACCGTGGGATTAATGGGGCAAAACTTGTAGATGATATTTGCTGA